The Mytilus trossulus isolate FHL-02 chromosome 13, PNRI_Mtr1.1.1.hap1, whole genome shotgun sequence genome has a segment encoding these proteins:
- the LOC134694650 gene encoding nucleolar protein 58-like, giving the protein MLVLFETAAGYAVFKLQDEKKLRETENLYKEFETPEKATKLLKLKHFKKFNDTTEALASATALVEGKMSKALKKLMKKLVDKECQEELAVADAKLGSAIKEKFNLNCVYNSNVHELMRGIRSQMNNLITGLPEKEMSAMALGLAHSLSRYKLKFSPDKVDTMIVQAISLLDDLDKELNNYVMRCREWYGWHFPELSKIVTDNLAYAKIVKKMGYRTNAATTDFSETLPEELEQELKQAAEISMGTEISEEDIINVTYLCEQVIEITDYRGQLYDYIKNRMLAVAPNLTILVGELVGARLIAHAGSLLNLAKHPSSTVQILGAEKALFRALKTKHDTPKYGLIYHASMVGQSTPKIKGKVSRMLAAKCALAIRVDALGEETNTEMGLEARAKLEQRMKRLEDKARGISGSGKAQAKWEKYENKSEVKTYNVGADSTLPRVPKKRKFDDDSDEDVKPKIPKTEITDDVSSEKKKKKKKKKQENGDLDDTMDTTANTSQELDASSSAKKKKKKKKIKEEPSSD; this is encoded by the exons ATGTTGGTTTTATTTGAAACTGCAGCTGGATATGCAGTTTTTAAG CTTCAAGATGAGAAAAAGCTGAGAGAAACAGAAAACTTGTACAAAGAATTTGAGACTCCAGAAAAGGCAACAAAGCT attGAAGCTGAAACACTTCAAGAAATTTAATGACACAACAGAAGCATTGGCAT ctGCCACTGCCCTTGTGGAAGGGAAAATGAGCAAGGCTTTGAAAAAACTTATGAAGAAATTAGTGGACAAAGAATGCCAGGAAGAGCTGGCTGTAGCTGATGCTAAATTAGGGAGTGCAATAAAG gaaaaattcaatttgaactgTGTATACAACTCAAATGTCCACGAACTAATGCGAGGAATCCGGTCACAGATGAACAACCTAATCACAGGTCTACCCGAGAAAGAGATGTCCGCCATGGCATTGGGTTTAGCTCACAG tctgtCTCGTTACAAATTGAAGTTTAGTCCAGATAAAGTGGACACAATGATTGTACAAGCCATTT CATTACTGGACGACCTTGACAAAGAGTTGAATAACTATGTAATGAGATGTCGGGAATGGTATGGATGGCATTTCCCAGAACTGTCAAAAATTGTAACAGACAATCTGGCATATGCTAAAATTGTCAAGAAAATGG GGTACAGAACAAATGCTGCTACCACAGACTTCTCCGAGACACTTCCTGAAGAACTGGAACAAGAACTCAAACAAGCCGCTGAAATCTCCATGGGAACAGAAATCTCAGAAGAAGATATTATTAATGTCACATATTTATGTGAACAG GTTATAGAAATCACAGATTATAGAGGCCAGTTGTATGATTATATCAAGAACAGAATGTTAGCAGTTGCTCCAAACCTTACTATACTGGTCGGAGAACTTGTAGGGGCACGTTTGATTGCTCATGcag GCTCATTGCTGAATTTGGCAAAGCATCCTTCATCCACGGTCCAGATTTTAGGGGCAGAAAAAGCCTTGTTTAGGGCcctgaaaacaaaacatgacaCGCCAAAATATGGTCTGATATATCATGCATCAATGGTTGGACAGAGTACACCAAAGATTAAAGGAAAG gTATCCAGAATGTTGGCAGCTAAATGTGCTCTAGCAATCCGAGTAGATGCTCTTGGTGAGGAAACTAACACAGAAATGGGTTTGGAAGCCCGAGCTAAATTAGAACAAAGAATGAAAAGACTAGAAGATAAG gcCAGAGGTATAAGTGGTTCAGGGAAAGCACAGGCTAAATGGgagaaatatgaaaacaaaag TGAGGTAAAAACATACAATGTTGGAGCAGATTCAACATTACCCAGAGTTCCAAAGAAAAGGAAGTTTGACGATGATTCGGATGAAGATGTTAAACCAAAAATTCCCAAAACAGAAATAACAG ATGATGTATCAtcagagaaaaagaaaaagaagaagaagaaaaagcaAGAAAATGGAGATTTAGATGATACCATGGATACAACAGCTAATACATCACAGGAATTAG ATGCCAGTAGTAgtgcaaagaaaaaaaagaagaagaaaaagattAAAGAAGAACCATCCTCAGACTAG